From Rubrivirga sp. SAORIC476, a single genomic window includes:
- the accB gene encoding acetyl-CoA carboxylase biotin carboxyl carrier protein has product MDLDKIQRLLEIVAESGLDEVKVEEGDFKLTVRATARPTAAPAAPMMMAAPAAAPAPAAPAAAPASAPPSAAPAAEPGSGANESVVLAPIVGTFYEAPSPDAAAFVSVGQRVEVGQTLCIIEAMKLMNEIQAEEAGTITQILAKNAEPVEYDQPLFVIEK; this is encoded by the coding sequence ATGGACCTCGACAAGATCCAACGCCTCCTCGAAATCGTCGCCGAGAGCGGCCTCGACGAGGTGAAGGTGGAGGAAGGCGACTTCAAGCTGACCGTCCGCGCGACGGCCCGGCCGACCGCCGCGCCCGCCGCGCCGATGATGATGGCCGCCCCGGCCGCTGCGCCCGCGCCGGCGGCCCCCGCTGCTGCGCCGGCCTCGGCCCCGCCGTCGGCCGCCCCGGCTGCCGAGCCCGGCTCGGGCGCCAACGAGTCCGTCGTGCTGGCCCCCATCGTGGGCACGTTCTACGAGGCGCCCTCGCCCGACGCCGCCGCGTTCGTGTCGGTCGGCCAGCGCGTCGAGGTCGGCCAGACGCTCTGCATCATCGAGGCGATGAAGCTGATGAACGAGATCCAGGCCGAGGAGGCCGGGACCATCACGCAGATCCTCGCAAAGAACGCGGAGCCGGTCGAGTACGACCAGCCGCTGTTCGTCATCGAGAAGTGA
- the bshB1 gene encoding bacillithiol biosynthesis deacetylase BshB1: MTDSDTHRPLDVLALAAHPDDVELCAGGTMCLLADQGYRTGIVDFTRGELGTRGTPEGRMQEAAAAAEILGLSVRENLGLPDGDIQNTKANQLALIRSIRRHRPPIVLITAEHVRHPDHGDATALAVDALFYSGLAKIESFEDDGTPQEPWRPHHVLHYLQALDVEPTFVVDVSSVWERRMKALLAFESQFYQPGTEGDDGPETYISNPRFLKWVEARARTYGYRIGADFGEPFVYRHGPVGVDDLVATLSRDKPFR, encoded by the coding sequence ATGACCGACTCCGACACGCACCGTCCGCTGGACGTGCTCGCCCTCGCTGCTCACCCCGACGACGTCGAACTCTGCGCAGGGGGCACGATGTGCCTGCTGGCCGACCAGGGGTACCGGACCGGTATCGTGGACTTCACGCGTGGCGAACTGGGCACGCGCGGCACCCCCGAGGGGCGGATGCAGGAGGCCGCCGCCGCCGCCGAGATCCTGGGCCTGAGCGTCCGCGAGAACCTCGGCCTGCCCGACGGCGACATCCAGAACACGAAGGCCAACCAACTGGCCCTGATCCGGTCCATCCGTCGGCACCGGCCGCCGATCGTGCTGATCACCGCCGAGCACGTCCGCCACCCGGACCACGGCGACGCCACCGCGCTCGCCGTCGACGCCCTCTTCTACAGCGGCCTCGCCAAGATCGAGTCGTTCGAGGACGACGGGACGCCGCAGGAGCCGTGGCGCCCGCACCACGTCCTCCACTACCTCCAGGCCCTCGACGTGGAGCCGACGTTCGTGGTCGACGTGTCGAGCGTCTGGGAGCGGCGGATGAAGGCGCTCCTCGCCTTCGAGAGCCAGTTCTACCAGCCCGGCACCGAGGGCGACGACGGCCCGGAGACTTACATCTCGAACCCGCGCTTCCTGAAGTGGGTCGAGGCCCGCGCCCGCACCTACGGCTATCGCATCGGGGCCGACTTCGGCGAGCCGTTCGTGTACCGCCACGGCCCGGTCGGCGTGGACGACCTGGTGGCGACGCTCAGCCGCGACAAGCCGTTCCGGTAG
- a CDS encoding cryptochrome/photolyase family protein, which produces MTVALVYPNQLFADHPALDGADRVVLHEDDLFFRDEQYPARNHKLRLVLHRASMQRYAAHLRDAGHEVEVVAWADRVSTAALLARLADDGAETVRLCEPVDFILEKRLHAAAEAAGVDLDILDTPLFLTMRAENAAFFEGRKRYFMADYYKHQRRRLGILVDDDGEPAGGQWSFDHDNRETLTKAILAEVPPLPEVEQDAVIEEAQAYVEEHFPDHVGASGPLPYPTTHDGAAEWLAAFVAQRFERFGPYEDAIEPGHSALYHAVLTPVLNVGLVTPQQVLDAVLGADGIPLNSLEGFVRQVIGWREYMRALYDLEGVPLRTANVWGFDRDLPDAWYDGTTGLAPVDDVIPRVLQTGYANHIERLMVLGGALFLTRIHPQQVYRWFMELFVDAYDWVMVPNAYGMSQHAAGPLLTTKPYMSGSNYLRKMSHYPRGGWEAEWDGLYWTFLRDYREPIEGYHRMAMITGHLDRMGEDKMAAHEAAADRYLKRIGIDDA; this is translated from the coding sequence ATGACCGTCGCCCTCGTCTACCCCAACCAGCTCTTCGCCGACCACCCGGCCCTCGACGGGGCCGACCGCGTGGTGCTCCACGAGGACGACCTGTTCTTCCGCGACGAGCAGTACCCGGCCCGCAATCACAAGCTGCGGCTCGTGCTCCACCGCGCCTCGATGCAGCGCTACGCCGCGCACCTCCGCGACGCCGGGCACGAGGTCGAGGTCGTGGCCTGGGCGGACCGCGTCTCGACAGCCGCTCTCCTCGCCCGGCTGGCAGACGACGGGGCCGAGACCGTCCGCCTGTGCGAGCCGGTCGACTTCATCCTGGAAAAGCGCCTCCACGCAGCCGCCGAGGCGGCCGGGGTGGACCTCGACATCCTCGACACGCCGCTCTTCCTGACGATGCGCGCCGAGAACGCGGCTTTCTTCGAGGGCCGGAAGCGGTACTTCATGGCCGACTATTACAAGCACCAGCGCCGCCGCCTCGGCATTCTGGTGGACGACGACGGGGAGCCCGCGGGCGGCCAGTGGAGCTTCGACCACGACAACCGCGAAACACTGACCAAGGCGATACTGGCGGAGGTCCCCCCGCTGCCCGAGGTCGAGCAGGACGCCGTGATCGAGGAGGCCCAGGCCTACGTCGAGGAGCACTTCCCCGACCACGTCGGCGCGAGCGGGCCGCTCCCCTACCCGACCACCCACGACGGGGCGGCGGAGTGGCTGGCCGCGTTCGTGGCCCAGCGCTTCGAGCGGTTCGGACCCTACGAGGACGCCATCGAGCCGGGACACTCGGCGCTCTACCACGCCGTCCTGACGCCCGTCCTCAACGTCGGGCTGGTGACCCCGCAGCAGGTGTTGGACGCCGTGCTCGGGGCCGACGGCATCCCACTGAACTCCCTGGAGGGATTCGTCCGTCAGGTCATCGGGTGGCGCGAGTACATGCGGGCGCTCTACGACCTGGAGGGCGTCCCGCTGCGGACGGCCAACGTCTGGGGCTTCGACCGCGACCTCCCCGACGCGTGGTACGACGGCACGACCGGCCTGGCACCCGTGGACGACGTGATCCCGCGCGTCCTCCAGACCGGCTATGCCAACCACATCGAGCGGCTGATGGTGCTCGGCGGCGCGCTCTTCCTGACCCGCATCCACCCTCAGCAGGTGTACCGCTGGTTCATGGAGCTGTTCGTGGATGCCTACGACTGGGTGATGGTGCCCAACGCGTACGGCATGAGCCAGCACGCCGCCGGTCCGCTCCTGACCACGAAGCCCTACATGTCGGGCTCGAACTACCTCCGCAAGATGAGCCACTACCCGCGCGGCGGCTGGGAGGCCGAGTGGGACGGCCTCTACTGGACCTTCCTCCGCGACTACCGCGAGCCGATCGAGGGCTACCACCGCATGGCGATGATCACCGGCCACCTCGACCGGATGGGCGAGGACAAGATGGCCGCCCACGAAGCAGCGGCAGACCGGTACCTGAAGCGAATCGGTATCGACGACGCCTGA
- the accC gene encoding acetyl-CoA carboxylase biotin carboxylase subunit: MIKKVLIANRGEIALRIIRTCREMGIQTVAVYSTADRDTLAVKFADEAVCIGPAPSAQSYLKIPSIIAAAEVTGADAIHPGYGFLSENAEFARICQDHDLTFIGPRPETISSMGDKSVAKDTMKAAGVPVVPGSDGAVENVKEGLAAAKEAGFPVMIKASAGGGGKGMRMANDADEFERLFVAASNEAQNAFGDGRIYIEKFVEEPRHIEIQLVGDGQGTVVHFGERECSIQRRHQKLLEEAPSPILDPVLRDAMGEAARAGALAVNYRGAGTVEFLVDKNRDFYFMEMNTRIQVEHPVTEEVTGTDLIEWQLRVAGGETITSGDHLPTGHSIECRINAEDPFRNFSPSPGKITAFHSPKGRGVRCDTHVYAGYTVPPTYDSMIAKLIVREDTRERAIAKMLRALDEFIIEGIRTTVPFHQQLLRDPRFVAGDFDTKFLERFELTPPA; this comes from the coding sequence ATGATCAAGAAAGTCCTCATCGCCAACCGCGGCGAGATCGCGCTCCGCATCATCCGGACCTGCCGCGAGATGGGGATCCAGACGGTCGCCGTCTACTCCACCGCCGATCGCGACACACTGGCGGTCAAGTTCGCTGACGAGGCAGTCTGCATCGGGCCGGCGCCGAGCGCGCAGAGCTACCTCAAGATCCCGTCCATCATCGCCGCGGCCGAGGTCACCGGCGCCGATGCGATCCATCCCGGCTACGGCTTCCTGTCCGAGAACGCCGAGTTCGCGCGGATCTGCCAAGACCACGACCTGACGTTCATCGGGCCGCGCCCAGAAACGATCTCGTCGATGGGCGACAAGTCGGTCGCCAAGGACACCATGAAGGCGGCGGGCGTGCCCGTCGTGCCGGGCTCCGACGGGGCCGTCGAGAACGTCAAGGAGGGACTGGCGGCCGCGAAGGAGGCCGGCTTCCCTGTCATGATCAAGGCGTCTGCGGGCGGCGGCGGCAAGGGCATGCGGATGGCGAACGACGCCGACGAGTTCGAGCGGCTGTTCGTGGCGGCCTCCAACGAGGCCCAGAACGCGTTCGGCGACGGCCGGATCTACATCGAGAAGTTCGTCGAGGAGCCACGCCACATCGAGATCCAACTCGTGGGCGACGGACAGGGGACGGTGGTCCACTTCGGCGAGCGCGAGTGCTCCATCCAGCGGCGCCACCAGAAGCTGCTGGAGGAGGCCCCGAGCCCGATCCTCGACCCCGTCCTGCGCGACGCGATGGGCGAGGCGGCCCGCGCGGGCGCCCTGGCGGTCAACTACCGCGGCGCCGGCACGGTCGAGTTCCTGGTCGACAAGAACCGGGACTTCTACTTCATGGAGATGAACACCCGGATCCAGGTCGAGCACCCGGTGACGGAGGAGGTCACGGGCACCGACCTGATCGAGTGGCAACTCCGGGTCGCGGGCGGCGAGACGATCACCTCGGGCGACCACCTGCCCACGGGCCACTCCATCGAGTGCCGGATCAACGCCGAGGACCCGTTCCGCAACTTCTCCCCGAGCCCGGGCAAGATCACGGCGTTCCACAGCCCCAAGGGCCGGGGCGTCCGCTGCGACACGCACGTCTACGCGGGCTACACCGTCCCGCCGACGTACGACTCGATGATCGCCAAGCTGATCGTCCGCGAGGACACGCGCGAGCGGGCCATCGCGAAGATGCTCCGCGCGCTCGACGAGTTCATCATCGAGGGCATCCGCACGACCGTCCCCTTCCACCAGCAGCTCCTCCGGGACCCCCGCTTCGTCGCGGGCGACTTCGACACGAAGTTCCTGGAGCGCTTCGAGCTCACGCCTCCGGCGTAG
- the guaA gene encoding glutamine-hydrolyzing GMP synthase, translating into MTHETVVILDFGSQTTQLIARRVREAGVYCEIHPCTLPAAEVAALEPSGLILSGGPMSVYDEAGPQLDPALLALTKPGTDDKVPVLGICYGLQALAHALGGSVEPSDHREFGRSPIVSHEENELFRGVPEGSVVWMSHGDHLTKLPAGFRAVAATDNAPIAAVAAEPDSGHGPIYGVQFHPEVVHTEHGAAILGNFVTEVCDLRGDWTTGSFIDEKVEAIREQVGDDHVILGLSGGVDSSVAAALLHKAIGDQLTCVFVDNGLLRAGEFEQVQHTFAEGFDLDLVAVDASDLFLDRLADVADPEQKRKIIGATFIEVFQAETEKVTERLGHKPRFLAQGTLYPDVIESVSFKGPSATIKTHHNVGGLPEKLGFELVEPFRELFKDEVRAVGRELGVPEAIIKRHPFPGPGLAVRVLGPVTREACDLLRQADTIWLDELVTSGTYDDVWQAFAVLLPIKSVGVMGDYRTYEQAVTLRAVTSTDGMTADWARLPYEVLGRASNRIINEVRGINRVAYDISSKPPATIEWE; encoded by the coding sequence ATGACCCACGAAACCGTCGTCATCCTGGACTTCGGCAGCCAGACGACCCAGTTGATCGCCCGGCGCGTCCGCGAGGCGGGCGTGTACTGCGAGATCCACCCCTGCACGCTGCCCGCCGCGGAGGTCGCGGCGCTGGAGCCGAGCGGGCTGATCCTGTCTGGCGGCCCGATGTCGGTCTACGACGAGGCCGGCCCCCAGCTGGACCCGGCGCTGCTGGCGCTCACGAAGCCCGGCACCGACGACAAGGTGCCGGTGCTCGGCATCTGCTACGGGTTGCAGGCGCTGGCGCACGCGCTCGGCGGGAGCGTCGAGCCGAGCGACCACCGCGAGTTCGGGCGGTCGCCGATCGTGTCGCACGAGGAGAACGAGCTGTTCCGCGGCGTCCCCGAGGGCTCGGTCGTCTGGATGAGCCACGGCGACCACCTGACGAAACTGCCGGCCGGCTTCCGCGCGGTCGCGGCGACCGACAACGCGCCCATCGCCGCCGTCGCCGCCGAGCCGGACTCGGGCCACGGCCCGATCTACGGTGTCCAGTTCCACCCCGAGGTGGTCCACACCGAGCACGGCGCGGCCATCCTGGGCAACTTCGTCACCGAGGTCTGCGACCTCCGCGGCGACTGGACGACGGGCTCGTTCATCGACGAGAAGGTCGAGGCCATCCGCGAGCAGGTCGGCGACGACCACGTGATCCTGGGGTTGAGCGGCGGCGTCGACTCGTCGGTGGCGGCGGCGCTCTTGCACAAGGCCATCGGCGACCAGCTGACGTGCGTGTTCGTGGACAACGGGCTGCTGCGCGCGGGCGAGTTCGAGCAGGTCCAGCACACGTTCGCCGAGGGCTTCGACCTCGACCTGGTCGCCGTCGATGCGTCCGACCTGTTCCTCGACCGGCTGGCCGACGTCGCCGACCCGGAGCAGAAGCGCAAGATCATCGGGGCGACGTTCATCGAGGTCTTCCAGGCGGAGACCGAGAAGGTGACGGAGCGCCTCGGCCACAAGCCGCGTTTCCTGGCGCAGGGCACGCTCTACCCGGACGTGATCGAGTCGGTCAGCTTCAAGGGCCCGAGCGCGACCATCAAGACGCACCACAACGTCGGCGGGCTGCCCGAGAAGCTGGGCTTCGAACTCGTCGAGCCGTTCCGCGAGCTGTTCAAGGACGAGGTCCGCGCGGTCGGCCGCGAGCTGGGTGTGCCCGAGGCCATCATCAAGCGGCACCCGTTCCCCGGCCCCGGCCTGGCCGTCCGCGTGCTCGGTCCGGTCACGCGCGAGGCCTGCGACCTGCTCCGCCAGGCCGACACGATCTGGCTCGACGAACTCGTCACGTCGGGCACCTACGACGACGTCTGGCAGGCCTTCGCAGTGCTGCTGCCGATCAAGAGCGTCGGCGTGATGGGCGACTACCGCACCTACGAGCAGGCGGTCACGCTCCGCGCTGTCACGTCGACGGACGGCATGACGGCCGACTGGGCGCGGCTCCCGTACGAGGTCTTGGGCCGGGCGTCGAACCGCATCATCAACGAGGTGCGCGGCATCAACCGCGTCGCGTACGACATCTCGTCCAAGCCGCCCGCGACCATCGAGTGGGAGTGA
- a CDS encoding spondin domain-containing protein, protein MRLLLLLAVLLVGCDTAEVIPEADPDPVRAPATYTVTFDATWSADTHPNDFPGSSAHFSPLTGATHAPDVTLWEVGGTATEGIRSMAETGAVATLRAEVEAMGVSTATFVEGGIVGVSPGTATAELTVTSLRPLASVVTMLAPSPDWFVGVDRLDLREGDGWADRVEVDLVVYDAGTDDGATYTAENAARAMRAPIAEATYSPLAGTTVGTLTFERQ, encoded by the coding sequence ATGCGCCTGCTCCTCCTCCTCGCCGTCCTCCTCGTCGGCTGCGACACCGCTGAGGTGATTCCCGAGGCAGACCCGGATCCGGTGCGCGCGCCGGCGACCTACACCGTGACGTTCGACGCGACGTGGAGCGCGGACACCCACCCGAATGACTTTCCCGGGAGTAGCGCCCACTTCTCGCCGCTCACCGGCGCCACCCACGCGCCCGACGTGACGCTCTGGGAGGTCGGCGGCACCGCGACCGAGGGGATCCGGTCGATGGCCGAGACCGGCGCCGTGGCGACCCTCCGCGCGGAGGTCGAGGCGATGGGCGTCTCGACGGCCACGTTCGTCGAGGGCGGCATCGTGGGCGTCTCACCGGGCACGGCGACCGCCGAACTGACCGTGACCTCGCTGCGTCCGCTCGCCTCCGTCGTGACCATGCTGGCACCCAGCCCCGACTGGTTCGTCGGCGTCGACCGGCTGGACCTCCGCGAGGGCGACGGCTGGGCCGACCGCGTCGAGGTCGACCTCGTGGTCTACGACGCAGGCACCGACGACGGGGCGACCTACACGGCCGAGAACGCGGCCCGCGCCATGCGCGCGCCCATCGCCGAGGCGACCTACAGCCCGCTGGCGGGCACGACCGTCGGCACGCTGACCTTCGAGCGGCAGTAG
- the gcvH gene encoding glycine cleavage system protein GcvH has translation MDFPSDLRYTKDHEWVRLDDDGLAVIGITDYAQGELGDIVFVELEAEGTEVDAEGSLGTVEAVKTVSELFAPIAGTIEAINEDLDGAPESVNGDPYGDGWMVKVRPANADDVAGLLSADEYKEMIGA, from the coding sequence ATGGACTTCCCCTCCGACCTCCGCTACACCAAGGACCACGAGTGGGTCCGCCTCGACGACGACGGCCTCGCGGTCATCGGCATCACGGACTACGCCCAGGGCGAGCTGGGCGACATCGTGTTCGTGGAACTGGAGGCCGAGGGCACCGAGGTTGACGCCGAGGGCTCGCTCGGGACCGTCGAGGCGGTCAAGACGGTCAGCGAGCTGTTCGCGCCCATCGCAGGCACCATCGAGGCGATCAACGAGGACCTCGACGGCGCGCCCGAGTCGGTCAACGGCGACCCCTACGGCGACGGCTGGATGGTCAAGGTCCGCCCCGCCAACGCGGACGACGTGGCCGGCCTCCTCTCGGCCGACGAGTACAAAGAGATGATCGGCGCCTAG
- the efp gene encoding elongation factor P, whose translation MASTQDFRNGLVLNWKHDLWQIVEFQHVKPGKGGAFVRSKLRNVRNGKIVDNTFRAGEKVETARVERREMQYLYEDEMGLHFMNTETYEQRSLRSEMVDKKDLIKEGSTVEMLIDAGTEEPLTVELPRQVDLAVTQTDPGLKGDTATGATKPAVLESGATVYVPLFINEGDIVRVDTESSSYTTRVTAA comes from the coding sequence ATGGCGTCCACTCAAGATTTCCGCAACGGCCTCGTCCTCAACTGGAAGCACGATCTCTGGCAGATCGTCGAGTTCCAGCACGTCAAGCCCGGCAAGGGCGGCGCGTTCGTGCGCTCGAAGCTGCGCAACGTGCGCAACGGCAAGATCGTCGACAACACGTTCCGGGCCGGCGAGAAGGTCGAGACGGCGCGCGTCGAGCGGCGCGAGATGCAGTACCTCTACGAGGACGAGATGGGCCTCCACTTCATGAACACGGAGACCTACGAGCAGCGCTCGCTCCGGAGCGAGATGGTGGACAAGAAGGACCTCATCAAGGAGGGCTCCACCGTCGAGATGCTGATCGACGCGGGCACCGAGGAGCCGCTGACCGTCGAACTGCCCCGTCAGGTGGACCTCGCCGTGACGCAGACCGACCCCGGCCTAAAGGGCGACACCGCCACCGGCGCCACCAAGCCCGCCGTGCTGGAGTCCGGTGCGACGGTCTACGTGCCGCTGTTCATCAACGAAGGTGACATCGTCCGCGTCGACACCGAGTCGTCCAGCTACACGACGCGCGTGACGGCGGCGTAG
- a CDS encoding ATPase domain-containing protein, producing MTAATPSPSGLAAVDRQWGGLAAGRTYLLVGRAGAGRSALALQTVRAAADAGQRCLVISPRSPDELVEVGHEVGLDLAAAHTAGTLRLLRIPKAADLAARGSEGLAKSYRDLVALVASDDPARVVIEDFTPLVQFDTFERFHDAFAGLVGALREQGVTLVIGLGDPANDASRRLLDVVEGLVDGTIHLGAGGDLVLGTPGRADYPSNDGASVDAVPPPAPEPPAAVALPAPPAPAPSPLPDPVAAEPEPTAFAPAPTSSEPPSPEPASPDHSTTFAPSPAGEPESSFAPPFAPETSAPTVPPEPSAPSFPPAPQSAPAPSASGEPPYTDVVAPPPPDPSLLAPSADAFGNDAADALFAQGYLADSRGSALSAPPAAPAMPSLPAMPPGLPAFAPLGGSVPTSAPDPGIAFRTALDAAFASRGTTPFVVIALRMDPAVPDATHFDTVEAGLRSGLRPTDRLLVDAPRKRAAVVLPDSGPDAAQALFGSLQAHLRTTLGADAERVLQSVGAVTVPDGQPFQTSAELVNYAFEG from the coding sequence ATGACCGCCGCCACCCCCTCCCCCTCCGGCCTCGCCGCCGTCGACCGCCAGTGGGGCGGGCTGGCGGCCGGGCGCACCTACCTCCTCGTCGGCCGTGCGGGCGCCGGGCGTTCCGCGCTCGCCTTGCAGACGGTCCGCGCTGCTGCGGATGCGGGCCAGCGCTGCCTCGTCATCTCGCCGCGCTCGCCCGACGAGCTCGTCGAGGTGGGGCACGAGGTCGGCCTGGACCTGGCCGCGGCCCACACGGCGGGCACGCTCCGTCTGCTTCGCATTCCGAAAGCCGCGGACCTCGCCGCGCGCGGCTCCGAGGGCCTGGCGAAGTCGTACCGCGACCTCGTCGCCCTGGTCGCCTCCGACGACCCGGCGCGCGTCGTCATCGAGGACTTTACGCCGCTCGTCCAGTTCGACACGTTCGAGCGCTTCCACGACGCCTTCGCCGGGCTCGTCGGCGCGCTCCGCGAACAGGGCGTGACGCTCGTCATCGGCCTGGGCGACCCGGCCAACGACGCCTCCCGCCGCCTCCTCGACGTGGTCGAGGGGCTGGTCGACGGCACCATCCACCTCGGCGCTGGGGGCGACCTCGTGCTGGGCACGCCCGGCCGGGCCGACTACCCATCCAACGACGGCGCATCGGTCGATGCCGTGCCGCCGCCCGCTCCGGAACCGCCAGCGGCCGTCGCACTGCCTGCGCCGCCCGCTCCCGCGCCGTCGCCCCTGCCGGATCCGGTCGCCGCCGAGCCAGAACCGACGGCGTTCGCACCCGCCCCGACCTCGTCGGAGCCGCCCTCGCCGGAGCCCGCCAGCCCGGATCACTCGACGACATTCGCGCCCAGCCCGGCTGGCGAGCCGGAATCGTCCTTCGCCCCCCCCTTCGCCCCGGAGACCTCCGCACCGACGGTCCCGCCCGAGCCTTCGGCGCCCTCTTTTCCCCCCGCGCCGCAGAGCGCGCCGGCTCCCTCTGCCTCGGGCGAACCGCCGTACACCGACGTCGTCGCGCCGCCGCCGCCCGACCCGTCGCTGCTGGCCCCCTCGGCCGACGCGTTCGGCAACGACGCCGCGGACGCCCTCTTCGCACAGGGGTACCTCGCCGACTCGCGAGGCAGCGCGCTGAGCGCGCCTCCGGCCGCACCTGCGATGCCGTCGCTGCCAGCGATGCCGCCCGGCCTGCCAGCATTCGCGCCCCTCGGCGGGAGCGTCCCCACGAGCGCCCCCGACCCCGGCATCGCCTTTCGGACGGCTCTCGACGCGGCCTTCGCGAGTCGTGGGACGACGCCGTTCGTGGTGATCGCCCTCCGCATGGACCCGGCCGTCCCCGACGCCACGCACTTCGACACCGTCGAGGCGGGCCTTCGCTCGGGCCTCCGCCCCACCGACCGCCTCCTCGTCGATGCGCCCCGCAAGCGCGCGGCCGTCGTCCTGCCCGACTCGGGGCCCGACGCCGCCCAGGCGCTCTTCGGGAGCCTTCAGGCCCACCTCCGCACCACACTCGGTGCGGACGCCGAGCGCGTCCTCCAGTCGGTCGGCGCGGTGACCGTGCCGGACGGGCAGCCGTTCCAGACCTCCGCCGAGTTGGTCAACTACGCCTTTGAGGGGTAG